From a single Pseudalkalibacillus hwajinpoensis genomic region:
- the minC gene encoding septum site-determining protein MinC: MAQKQTQHFVTIKGTKNGLNLILDDSCAFRDVINELDEKLSARHIQQTEGYTITVTLKLGNRYLTTEQEEELRSMIHSKQNLAVDRIDSNVISREEAEAERKRSTVTTITRTVRSGQVLEVEGDLLLIGDVNPGGTVKAIGNIFVMGSLRGIAHAGSDGELEAVITAAVMKPSQLRISELISRPPDQAGTAVHEAECAFVRGGYAEISVDRIQILTKVRPNLTRL; encoded by the coding sequence ATGGCACAAAAGCAAACACAGCATTTTGTCACAATTAAAGGAACGAAAAACGGCTTGAATCTGATTTTAGATGATTCTTGCGCTTTTCGTGATGTTATAAATGAACTTGATGAAAAGCTTTCCGCACGTCATATTCAGCAGACGGAAGGCTACACGATTACCGTCACACTTAAACTCGGTAATCGCTATTTAACGACCGAACAGGAAGAAGAGCTTCGCTCGATGATCCATTCTAAACAGAACCTTGCCGTGGACCGCATTGATTCAAATGTGATTTCAAGGGAAGAAGCGGAAGCAGAACGAAAACGATCGACGGTTACAACGATAACAAGGACAGTTCGTTCTGGACAGGTTCTTGAAGTGGAAGGGGACCTCCTTTTAATTGGAGATGTCAATCCAGGTGGAACTGTAAAAGCAATTGGAAACATTTTTGTAATGGGCTCCCTCCGTGGCATTGCACATGCAGGATCTGATGGTGAATTAGAAGCTGTAATTACAGCAGCTGTCATGAAACCTTCACAGCTAAGAATCTCAGAGTTAATCAGCAGACCCCCAGATCAAGCGGGGACAGCAGTTCATGAGGCTGAATGTGCATTCGTTAGGGGTGGTTATGCAGAAATTAGCGTTGATCGAATTCAAATACTGACTAAAGTAAGACCGAATTTGACAAGGTTGTAG
- a CDS encoding ribosomal-processing cysteine protease Prp yields MIRFKLKRDSDNRIISFSLSGHAESGPYGYDLVCAGVSAVSIGTVNAIESLCDVQLIIDMEDEGGYLSCAVPARLEQRTDENVQLLLQGMEVSISAIAEDYGKHIQITHT; encoded by the coding sequence ATGATACGTTTCAAGCTGAAACGAGATTCTGACAATCGCATTATCTCATTTTCTCTTTCAGGTCACGCTGAGTCAGGACCATACGGTTATGATTTAGTCTGTGCAGGTGTTTCTGCCGTGTCGATTGGGACTGTGAATGCGATTGAATCCCTCTGCGATGTACAACTCATAATTGATATGGAGGATGAAGGCGGCTATCTCAGCTGTGCCGTTCCAGCACGTCTGGAGCAGCGTACGGATGAGAACGTTCAACTTCTCCTTCAGGGAATGGAAGTTTCCATTTCTGCTATTGCCGAAGATTACGGCAAGCATATCCAAATTACTCACACATAG
- the obgE gene encoding GTPase ObgE — protein MFVDQVKIFVKAGDGGNGMVAFRREKYVPDGGPAGGDGGKGASVIFEVEEGLRTLMDFRYNRHFKAKTGEHGRSKNQHGRNADDMVVKVPPGTIVSNAETGEVIADLTEHGQRATVARGGRGGRGNSRFASPSNPAPELSENGEPGEEKDVTLELKVLADVGLVGFPSVGKSTLLSVVSAAKPKIAAYHFTTIAPNLGVVDTKDGRSFVMADLPGLIEGAHEGVGLGHQFLRHIERTRVIVHVIDMSGMEGRDPYEDYLKINDELKQYKMRLMERPQIIVANKMDLPDSEANLEIFKEQLEDDFPIYPISAVTRQGVQEVLFEIADKLETTPEFPLDEDKEEETRVMYRHEKGAPEFFVTRDSDGTFVVNGPRIEKLFKMTDFNREDNVRRFAQQMRSMGIDDALRERGAEDGDAVRILEFEFEFVD, from the coding sequence ATGTTTGTAGATCAGGTCAAAATTTTTGTAAAAGCAGGCGATGGCGGTAACGGGATGGTAGCATTCCGAAGAGAAAAATATGTACCGGACGGTGGACCAGCTGGAGGAGACGGCGGAAAAGGCGCAAGCGTCATTTTCGAAGTTGAAGAAGGATTGCGTACGTTAATGGATTTTCGTTACAATCGTCATTTTAAAGCCAAAACAGGTGAACATGGACGTTCGAAGAATCAGCACGGTCGTAACGCAGATGACATGGTTGTCAAAGTTCCACCTGGTACAATCGTATCAAATGCAGAAACCGGTGAAGTCATTGCTGACCTCACCGAGCATGGCCAGCGTGCCACTGTTGCACGTGGCGGACGTGGTGGACGCGGGAACTCCCGTTTTGCTTCACCATCGAACCCTGCTCCAGAGCTATCAGAAAATGGGGAGCCAGGAGAAGAGAAAGACGTTACGCTTGAACTTAAGGTACTTGCGGATGTTGGACTTGTAGGTTTCCCGAGTGTTGGAAAATCCACGCTTCTTTCTGTTGTCTCTGCAGCAAAACCGAAAATTGCAGCTTATCACTTTACGACAATTGCTCCAAATTTAGGAGTAGTTGATACGAAAGATGGGCGTAGTTTTGTTATGGCTGATCTTCCGGGACTTATTGAAGGCGCCCATGAAGGTGTTGGACTGGGACACCAGTTCCTTCGTCATATTGAGCGTACACGTGTTATTGTCCACGTGATTGATATGTCCGGCATGGAAGGCCGCGATCCTTATGAAGATTATTTGAAAATTAATGATGAATTGAAGCAGTACAAAATGCGGCTGATGGAACGACCACAAATTATCGTGGCGAATAAGATGGATCTTCCGGATTCAGAAGCAAATCTTGAGATCTTTAAGGAGCAGCTTGAGGACGATTTCCCAATCTATCCAATTTCAGCTGTGACACGTCAAGGTGTTCAAGAAGTGTTGTTTGAAATTGCTGACAAGCTAGAAACAACTCCTGAGTTCCCTCTTGATGAAGATAAAGAAGAAGAAACTCGAGTGATGTATCGTCATGAAAAAGGTGCACCTGAATTCTTTGTTACACGGGATTCTGACGGAACATTTGTCGTTAATGGACCTCGTATTGAAAAGCTATTCAAGATGACAGACTTTAACCGGGAAGACAACGTCCGTAGATTCGCGCAACAAATGCGTAGCATGGGAATTGATGATGCGTTAAGAGAGCGTGGAGCTGAAGATGGAGACGCGGTTCGAATTCTGGAGTTCGAATTTGAGTTCGTAGACTGA
- a CDS encoding M50 family metallopeptidase, which translates to MLKMVTIHPLFWMTIGLSILTGRFREMLLLFLVVLIHEGGHAAAALYFRWRVKEIVLLPFGGVAVVDEHGNRPVKEEFIVILAGPLQHVWMIGLAMYLHRIGMMDDMYSLFILHNIMVLLFNLLPIWPLDGGKLLFLLITLFYPFKAAHRLMLRTSIIFLFIMIVMTFYFFPFHLNLWMVIVFLCTAHFKEWKHHPYIYLRFLLERYSKSYVGKKETLSVLPDMKVNEVLSKFSRGKHYQILVQNMDIIADEHLLLEAYFKNNQVGCAVGSLFR; encoded by the coding sequence ATGCTGAAAATGGTAACGATTCATCCATTGTTTTGGATGACGATTGGACTTTCTATTCTAACGGGTAGGTTTCGTGAGATGCTGCTTTTGTTTTTAGTTGTCCTCATTCATGAAGGTGGTCATGCAGCAGCTGCACTTTATTTTAGGTGGCGGGTAAAAGAAATTGTCCTTTTACCCTTTGGTGGTGTAGCTGTAGTGGATGAACATGGAAATCGTCCAGTTAAAGAAGAATTTATTGTGATTCTTGCAGGCCCCTTGCAGCATGTCTGGATGATTGGTCTGGCTATGTATCTTCATCGGATCGGTATGATGGACGACATGTATAGCCTCTTTATCCTTCACAACATTATGGTTTTACTTTTTAACTTGTTACCAATCTGGCCCCTTGATGGTGGCAAATTGCTTTTTCTGTTGATCACATTGTTTTATCCATTTAAAGCTGCACATCGTCTTATGCTTCGAACCTCAATTATATTTCTCTTCATTATGATAGTGATGACTTTCTATTTCTTCCCCTTCCACCTGAATTTGTGGATGGTTATCGTATTTCTATGCACTGCTCACTTTAAAGAATGGAAACATCATCCTTATATTTATTTGCGCTTTTTGCTTGAACGGTATTCAAAATCATATGTTGGAAAGAAAGAGACACTTTCCGTCTTGCCGGATATGAAGGTAAATGAAGTACTTTCAAAATTTTCTCGTGGAAAGCACTATCAAATTCTCGTTCAGAACATGGATATAATAGCGGATGAGCACCTCTTGCTCGAAGCATATTTCAAGAATAATCAGGTCGGATGTGCAGTTGGATCATTATTTCGATAA
- a CDS encoding ribonuclease E/G: MQLIVLEEKKWWAAAIEIENRITDIWAEQIDMGKPGHGDLILGKVSAVLDGKNAAFVSLGRGKPGLLNGDELVVSQRQKTVGKSKPAVSDCLEEGQPVLVQVKYPGADRKGPILTELITFTGEKLVYMPYAGYSGVSKQLTAKRERLLSFAEQRCIEQEGLIFRTSSGQANDVQLNRELETHRAEFNRLLEMSTGMLPPALLKKGKGLSEQVSNLFPLHHVTGFISNSPDALTAFMPYLPKQVEVSLPPHHQKKTGKLKETLASLQQQTVKIAKANLHIEETKAVTAIDVDSGGADFGSKRETHYAVNIAAIDEIARQIRLRNIGGMIVIDFLRVEREDQAILFELMKSKETNDPRLQVVGFTKLGLFELQRKKAGLPLSKITRNDE; this comes from the coding sequence ATGCAGTTAATCGTCCTTGAAGAAAAGAAATGGTGGGCAGCCGCTATTGAAATAGAAAACAGAATTACAGATATTTGGGCAGAACAAATAGATATGGGGAAACCTGGTCATGGAGATCTGATCCTCGGGAAAGTTTCAGCGGTGCTGGATGGTAAAAATGCAGCCTTTGTATCCCTCGGCCGTGGAAAACCGGGGTTATTAAATGGAGATGAGTTAGTGGTTTCGCAGCGCCAGAAGACAGTCGGGAAATCAAAGCCGGCTGTTTCAGACTGTCTTGAAGAAGGACAGCCTGTTCTTGTTCAAGTTAAATATCCGGGTGCTGATCGTAAGGGTCCGATTCTTACTGAACTAATCACATTTACAGGTGAAAAACTTGTTTACATGCCTTATGCGGGGTACTCTGGAGTTTCTAAACAACTTACTGCGAAGAGAGAGCGTCTTTTGTCTTTTGCCGAGCAGCGTTGCATAGAGCAGGAAGGTCTTATTTTTCGAACGAGTTCAGGTCAGGCGAATGACGTACAGTTAAATCGAGAACTAGAAACTCATCGTGCAGAGTTTAATCGTCTTCTGGAGATGTCGACAGGTATGCTTCCCCCAGCTTTACTAAAGAAAGGTAAAGGGTTAAGCGAACAAGTGAGTAACCTGTTTCCACTTCATCACGTTACTGGATTCATTTCCAATTCCCCTGATGCACTGACGGCGTTTATGCCATATCTTCCAAAACAAGTGGAGGTTTCACTGCCACCCCATCATCAAAAGAAAACAGGAAAGCTTAAAGAGACATTAGCAAGCTTGCAGCAGCAAACGGTGAAAATTGCCAAAGCCAACCTTCATATCGAAGAGACAAAGGCCGTTACCGCAATAGATGTTGATTCAGGCGGGGCAGATTTTGGAAGTAAAAGAGAAACGCATTACGCCGTTAACATAGCAGCGATAGATGAAATTGCAAGACAGATCAGATTGCGAAACATAGGCGGAATGATTGTAATAGACTTTCTTCGCGTAGAGCGGGAGGATCAGGCTATTCTATTTGAACTGATGAAGAGCAAAGAAACAAACGACCCCCGTCTTCAGGTAGTAGGGTTTACAAAACTTGGCCTGTTTGAATTGCAGAGAAAGAAGGCTGGACTTCCTTTAAGTAAAATTACTCGAAACGACGAATAA
- a CDS encoding Spo0B C-terminal domain-containing protein gives MSKKWNTFDVLRHSRHDWLNRLQLIKGNIALDHVDRAKEIIEEIIIQSRQEAKLSNLNAPKLAEYILTFNWCNHLFQLDFEVIGDEYDICAYEADLIELIARCTEVIDSQVHVPSDHHLLLTLQLYHEEIRLVFDFQGEVSDQNRLKLAFENPGVNSAKLIELEQTDQELVSTFLIK, from the coding sequence ATGTCTAAAAAGTGGAATACCTTTGACGTTCTGCGCCATTCTCGACATGATTGGTTAAATCGTTTGCAGTTAATCAAAGGAAACATTGCTCTCGATCATGTAGACAGGGCAAAGGAGATTATTGAAGAAATTATTATTCAGTCGAGACAGGAAGCAAAATTATCGAATTTAAATGCTCCGAAACTTGCAGAATATATATTAACGTTTAACTGGTGTAACCATTTATTTCAGTTGGATTTTGAAGTGATCGGAGACGAGTATGATATTTGCGCTTATGAAGCTGATTTAATCGAGTTAATTGCTCGATGCACAGAGGTGATCGATTCACAGGTTCATGTACCTTCCGATCATCATTTGCTATTAACGCTTCAGTTGTACCACGAAGAAATTCGTCTTGTCTTTGACTTTCAAGGTGAAGTTTCCGATCAAAACAGGCTGAAACTGGCGTTTGAAAATCCTGGTGTTAATAGCGCTAAATTGATTGAATTAGAGCAAACGGATCAGGAGCTAGTTAGTACGTTTTTGATTAAATGA
- a CDS encoding M23 family metallopeptidase, whose protein sequence is MGKDLDEMRKRLHSRKKHRQPLRMVERLDQKEDNHSYSYQNTEVKIHPLFNKQSFLIRSMMAGCLFLAAGILFKAESERLAPVQGYVSDMMEQEFQFAAVKNWYEGKFGNPVALFPTAPEDTAGEQPLYALPASGKVLENFETTGKGIMVETVLSTEVEAIDAGVVTYAANKEGIGQTVVIQHTDGSESWYGMLDSIDVALYDFVKSKDKLGSVTNSEDGKTGTFYFAIKQNETFIDPLQVVPIE, encoded by the coding sequence ATGGGGAAAGATCTGGATGAAATGAGAAAGCGGCTTCATTCAAGAAAAAAGCATCGTCAACCGCTTCGTATGGTGGAACGTCTTGATCAAAAAGAAGATAATCATTCTTATTCCTATCAAAATACGGAGGTGAAAATACATCCTCTATTTAACAAGCAAAGTTTCTTAATTCGCTCGATGATGGCTGGCTGCCTGTTTCTTGCTGCGGGAATTTTATTTAAAGCAGAGAGTGAACGTCTTGCTCCTGTGCAGGGTTATGTTTCCGATATGATGGAGCAGGAATTTCAGTTTGCTGCTGTGAAGAATTGGTATGAAGGGAAATTCGGAAACCCGGTCGCTTTGTTTCCAACAGCACCGGAGGATACCGCGGGAGAACAGCCTCTTTATGCGCTGCCTGCAAGTGGGAAAGTTCTAGAGAATTTTGAAACGACAGGGAAAGGGATAATGGTCGAAACCGTGTTAAGTACTGAAGTCGAAGCGATAGATGCCGGTGTTGTGACGTATGCAGCAAATAAGGAAGGAATCGGTCAAACCGTTGTTATTCAGCACACTGACGGAAGTGAATCCTGGTATGGTATGCTGGATTCAATCGATGTAGCGCTTTATGACTTTGTTAAGTCAAAGGACAAACTTGGAAGCGTGACAAACTCTGAAGATGGAAAGACCGGGACGTTCTATTTTGCTATCAAGCAGAACGAGACCTTCATCGATCCGCTTCAAGTTGTCCCTATTGAATAA
- the rpmA gene encoding 50S ribosomal protein L27, whose product MLKMNLQFFASKKGVGSTKNGRDSISKRLGAKSADGEFVSGGSILFRQRGTKIYPGANVGRGGDDTLYAKIDGIVKFERLGRDRKQVSVYPVAKEA is encoded by the coding sequence ATGTTGAAAATGAATCTACAGTTTTTCGCATCTAAAAAGGGTGTAGGTAGTACAAAAAACGGCCGTGATTCAATCTCCAAGCGTCTTGGCGCGAAGAGCGCAGACGGCGAGTTCGTATCCGGCGGTTCTATTCTTTTCCGTCAACGCGGAACTAAGATCTACCCTGGTGCTAACGTTGGCCGCGGTGGAGACGACACTCTATATGCGAAAATCGACGGTATCGTGAAATTCGAACGTCTTGGACGTGACCGTAAACAAGTAAGTGTATATCCAGTTGCTAAGGAAGCATAA
- the rplU gene encoding 50S ribosomal protein L21, protein MYAIIETGGKQIRVTEGQEIYIELLNTEAGETVTFDRVLMVGGDDVKVGSPIVDGATVTAKVDKHGKGKKITVYKYKPKKNYRRKQGHRQPYTKVVIDKINA, encoded by the coding sequence ATGTACGCTATTATTGAAACTGGTGGTAAGCAAATTAGAGTTACTGAAGGTCAGGAAATTTACATCGAGCTTCTTAACACAGAAGCAGGTGAAACGGTTACTTTTGACCGTGTGCTAATGGTAGGTGGAGATGACGTTAAAGTTGGTTCTCCTATCGTAGATGGCGCTACTGTTACTGCTAAAGTTGACAAGCACGGCAAAGGTAAGAAGATCACGGTTTATAAATATAAGCCAAAGAAAAACTACCGTCGTAAGCAAGGACACCGTCAACCTTACACTAAAGTAGTTATCGACAAAATTAACGCTTAA
- the minD gene encoding septum site-determining protein MinD, producing MGDAIVITSGKGGVGKTTTTANIGTALALSGKKVCLVDTDIGLRNLDVVMGLENRIIYDLVDVAEERCRLHQALIKDKRFEALYMLPAAQTKDKSAVQPEQMKRIIDELKQDYDYVLIDCPAGIEQGFKNAIAGADKSVVVTTPETSAVRDADRIIGLLEKEEGIEAPKLVVNRIRNHMMESGDMLDVDEIVSILAIDLLGIVGDDDTVITASNKGEPIALDPSSKASIAYRNIARRILGESVPLLSLQEERGMLSKVKKFFGMRS from the coding sequence GTGGGAGACGCTATCGTAATTACTTCCGGAAAAGGTGGTGTGGGTAAGACCACAACGACAGCAAACATCGGAACAGCTCTTGCACTATCGGGGAAAAAGGTATGTCTGGTAGATACGGATATTGGACTTCGTAATCTCGATGTTGTCATGGGACTTGAAAATCGGATCATTTATGACCTCGTTGATGTGGCGGAGGAAAGGTGCCGGCTTCACCAGGCTTTAATTAAAGACAAACGATTTGAAGCTCTTTATATGCTTCCGGCAGCTCAGACGAAAGATAAGTCTGCTGTTCAACCCGAGCAGATGAAGAGGATTATAGATGAATTAAAGCAGGATTATGATTACGTGTTAATTGATTGTCCTGCAGGAATTGAACAGGGCTTCAAGAATGCGATCGCCGGCGCTGATAAATCAGTTGTTGTGACAACACCTGAAACATCTGCCGTTCGTGATGCGGATCGGATTATTGGACTTCTTGAAAAAGAAGAGGGTATTGAAGCTCCAAAGCTTGTCGTTAACCGAATTCGGAACCATATGATGGAGAGTGGAGATATGCTGGACGTCGATGAAATCGTATCGATACTTGCGATTGATTTACTCGGAATTGTAGGGGACGACGACACAGTGATTACCGCATCGAACAAAGGGGAGCCAATTGCACTTGACCCGAGCTCCAAAGCATCGATCGCCTATCGAAATATTGCAAGACGAATTCTTGGCGAGTCTGTACCACTTCTTTCTCTGCAAGAAGAGAGAGGCATGTTAAGTAAGGTGAAAAAGTTTTTTGGGATGCGTTCATGA